One genomic segment of Brachionichthys hirsutus isolate HB-005 chromosome 13, CSIRO-AGI_Bhir_v1, whole genome shotgun sequence includes these proteins:
- the ppt2b gene encoding lysosomal thioesterase PPT2, with protein sequence MSGPARSGAAGLLCPLLGACLWAAVLGYKPVIIVHGLFDSSGDFENLQRFINESHPGTNVTVIDVFDRSASLEPMWKQVEGFKAAIYPVMQNAAHGVHFICYSQGGLVCRGIVSTLSDHNVHSFISLSSPQAGQYGDTDYLKYLFPQLVKSNLFHFCYSSVGQRVSICNYWNDPHHRDLYLNSSDYLALLNSERLNPNSTEWKRNFLKIKKLVLIGGPDDGVITPWQSSQFGFYDDNETVVEMQNQELYLGDVFGLKTLAARQDLIICSVPGVEHVFWHSNETVFHTCMEKWLV encoded by the exons ATGTCGGGACCAGCGAGGAGCGGCGCTGCGGGGCTGCTGTGTCCGCTCCTCGGTGCGTGTCTCTGGGCTGCGGTGCTCGGCTACAAGCCGGTGATCATCGTTCACGGTTTGTTCGACTCATCCGGGGATTTTGAAAACTTACAGCGGTTCATCAACGAG TCTCATCCCGGAACCAACGTGACGGTCATCGACGTGTTCGACAGAAGCGCCAGCCTGGAGCCGATGTGGAAGCAGGTGGAAGGATTCAAGGCGGCCATTTACCCCGTCATGCAGAACGCCGCCCACGGGGTCCACTTTATCTGCTACTCTCagg GTGGGCTGGTTTGCAGAGGGATCGTCTCCACCCTGTCCGATCACAACGTCCATTCCTTCATCTCGCTGTCGTCGCCTCAGGCCGGCCAATACGGAG aCACCGACTACCTGAAGTACCTGTTCCCTCAGCTTGTGAAGTCCAACCTCTTCCACTTCTGCTACTCGTCCGTCGGCCAGCGGGTCTCCATCTGCAACTACTGGAACG acccccaCCACAGAGACCTGTACCTGAACAGCAGCGATTATTTGGCTCTGCTCAACAGTGAGAGGCTCAATCCAAATTCAACAG AGTGGAAGAGGAACTTCCTCAAAATCAAAAAGCTGGTGCTGATCGGGGGCCCGGACGACGGAGTCATCACTCCCTGGCAGTCGAG CCAGTTTGGGTTTTATGACGACAACGAGACTGTTGTGGAGATGCAGAACCAAGAG TTGTATTTAGGCGACGTGTTCGGCCTAAAGACGCTGGCGGCCCGCCAGGATCTGATCATCTGCTCCGTTCCCGGGGTGGAACACGTGTTTTGGCACTCGAACGAGACGGTTTTCCACACGTGCATGGAGAAGTGGCTGGTGTAG
- the ddah2 gene encoding N(G),N(G)-dimethylarginine dimethylaminohydrolase 2: MANASPYGRFTHAVVRGIPESFGQEGGALAVDLAKAQRQFGCLTGALRQKVGLQLIEIPPDPELPDSWRVEDVAIVQGGTALVTRPLKQQRRSEAVALKKVLTELNLTVVEMGAEGGGSGGPTLEGSDVFFTGREFFVSVSTHTDRRGAEVLADTFRDFTVSTVPVCGGVRLRDICSMGGPDTILISSSSGAQRTLRTMAQLSDYEYNFLTVPEESAANCVYVRGPSNRDFLLHRPAEECPASVSTFQKLQDYTLLPTACSEASKAGACLSSLCLLINRKHTPA, from the exons ATGGCGAACGCCAGTCCGTACGGACGCTTCACCCACGCCGTGGTGCGCGGCATCCCGGAGAGCTTCGGGCAGGAGGGCGGGGCGCTCGCCGTGGACCTGGCCAAAGCGCAGCGTCAGTTCGGCTGCCTGACGGGGGCCCTGAGGCAGAAGGTGGGCCTGCAGCTGATCGAGATCCCCCCCGACCCGGAGCTGCCAGACAGCTGGAGGGTGGAGGACGTGGCCATCGTCCAGGGAGGGACGGCGCTCGTCACCAGACCCCTGAAGCAGCAGCGGCGCAGTGAG GCGGTGGCGCTGAAGAAGGTGCTGACGGAGCTGAACCTGACCGTGGTCGAGATGGGggccgagggggggggctctggaggGCCCACGCTGGAGGGCAGCGACGTCTTCTTCACAGGGAGGGAGTTCTTCGTCAGCGTCTCCACGCACACCGACCGCCGGGGGGCCGAGGTGCTGGCCGACACGTTCAGG GACTTCACCGTGTCCACCGTCCCCGTCTGTGGCGGGGTGAGGCTGAGGGACATTTGCTCCATGGGGGGTCCCGACACGATcctgatcagcagcagcagcggcgctcaGAGGACGCTGCGA ACGATGGCGCAGCTGAGCGACTACGAGTACAACTTCCTGACCGTCCCAGAGGAGTCTGCAGCGAACTGCGTCTACGTCAGAGGTCCGTCCAACCGGGACTTCCTGCTCCACCGGCCTGCGGAGGAATGTCCCGCCAGCGTCTCC ACCTTCCAGAAGCTCCAGGACTACACCCTCCTGCCCACCGCCTGCAGCGAGGCGTCCAAGGCGGGGGCGTGTCTGTCCTCGCTCTGCCTCCTCATCAACAGGAAGCACACACCCGCGTGA
- the rps5 gene encoding small ribosomal subunit protein uS7 — translation MTDWEPTPTVAETPEIKLFGKWSTDDVQINDISLQDYVAVKEKYAKYLPHSGGRYAAKRFRKAQCPIVERLTNSMMMHGRNNGKKLMTVRIVKHAFEIIHLLTGENPLQVLVNAIINSGPREDSTRIGRAGTVRRQAVDVSPLRRVNQAIWLLCTGAREAAFRNIKTIAECLADELINAAKGSSNSYAIKKKDELERVAKSNR, via the exons A TGACCGATTGGGAGCCGACCCCAACCGTGGCGGAGACCCCAGAGATCAAGCTCTTTGGGAAGTGGAGCACCGACGACGTGCAGATCAACGACATCTCCCTGCAG GATTACGTTGCTGTGAAGGAGAAGTACGCCAAGTACCTGCCGCACTCCGGGGGGCGCTACGCCGCCAAGCGCTTCCGCAAGGCGCAGTGCCCCATCGTGGAGCGTCTGACCAACTCCATGATGATGCACGGCCGCAACAACGGCAAGAAGCTGATGACCGTGCGCATCGTCAAGCACGCCTTTGAGATCATCCACCTGCTGACTGGAGAG AATCCCCTCCAGGTCTTGGTGAACGCCATCATCAACAGCGGCCCCCGTGAGGACTCCACCCGTATTGGGCGTGCCGGTACCGTCAGGAGGCAGGCGGTGGACGTGTCGCCCCTCCGCAGAGTCAACCAG GCCATCTGGCTGTTGTGCACGGGAGCGAGAGAAGCTGCGTTCAGGAACATCAAGACGATCGCAGAGTGTCTGGCTGATGAGCTGATCAACGCCGctaag GGGTCGTCTAACTCTTACGCCATCAAGAAGAAGGACGAGTTGGAGAGAGTCGCCAAGTCCAACCGTTAA